The Panicum virgatum strain AP13 chromosome 5K, P.virgatum_v5, whole genome shotgun sequence genome has a window encoding:
- the LOC120705907 gene encoding single myb histone 5-like produces the protein MGAPKQRWTSEEEAALRTGVAKHGVGNWRTILNDPELSSILRYRSNVDLKDKWRNMNVTVTASGSRDKARTAVKRTRAAPKNNDHSAAIITVASDADDEIVDAKPIASVSAEAWNASTSKKSHSRLDNIIMEAIKNLNEPTGSHRTTIANYIEEQYWPPSDFDHLLSAKLKDLASSGKLIKVNRKYRIAPSSPRLEGRSPKMLLLEDVQKEPLKVMNDASKSLTRSQVDAELARMATMTPEAAAAAAARAVAEAEAIMAEAEAAVREAEVAEAEAQAAQAFAEAALLTLKNRNAAKLMAQG, from the exons ATGGGGGCTCCAAAGCAGAGGTGGACTTCTGAGGAAGAGGCTGCTCTTAGAACTGGAGTCGCAAAGCATGGAGTTGGAAATTGGCGCACAATATTGAATGATCCAGAGCTTAGTTCCATATTGCGCTACCGCTCGAATGTTGACCTAAAG GACAAGTGGCGTAACATGAATGTAACTGTCACCGCATCGGGTTCTCGTGACAAGGCGAGGACTGCCGTGAAGAGAACCCGAGCTGCTCCTAAGAACAATGATCACTCGGCAGCAATCATCACAGTTGCTTCTGATGCTGATGACGAGATTGTTGACGCAAAGCCTATAGCATCAGTGTCTGCTGAAGCATGGAATGCTTCTACTTCAAAGAAATCTCACTCAAG GCTAGACAATATTATAATGGAGGCTATAAAGAACTTGAATGAGCCTACAGGGTCACACAGAACTACTATTGCTAATTACATTGAG GAGCAATATTGGCCACCTAGTGATTTTGATCACTTATTATCCGCAAAACTGAAAGACTTGGCCTCCAGTGGGAAATTGATAAAG GTGAATCGGAAGTACAGGATAGCACCTAGTTCACCACGCTTAGAGGGCCGAAGCCCcaagatgctgctgctggaagatgtGCAAAAGGAGCCCCTGAAAGTAATGAATGATGCTAGTAAAAGCCTTACAAGATCTCAAGTTGATGCTGAATTGGCTCGCATGGCAACTATGACCCCGGAggcagctgcggcggctgctgctcgtGCAGTTGCAGAGGCAGAGGCTATCATGGCAGAAGCTGAAGCAGCTGTGAGAGAGGCAGAGGTTGCGGAAGCAGAGGCCCAAGCTGCCCAGGCCTTTGCTGAAGCAGCACTTTTGACATTGAAGAACAGAAATGCTGCAAAATTG ATGGCCCAAGGTTGA
- the LOC120705909 gene encoding F-box/FBD/LRR-repeat protein At1g13570-like: protein MDGAVPRKREANHGGDGEASAPDLISRLPDCILGTIVSLLRTEDGARTAVLSRHWRPVWRSAPLNLDDDLNIYCDDDLRVQVVSQILDAHGGPTHRLAFRSLPLDSNASIYDAWFRRPQHRALQELVLHFPLVSSYHELPASALRFASSLRVLDIRCCTLPAAGWGPPAFPCLTHLSLREVGVSEDFLQGMISGSPRIEVMVLGSNFGHRRLRLCLPRLRSLAVSVRWIRRREERIELDDLVVEGAPCLERLLLSHVTYGPSVRITGATKLNMLGYLGTGFPTIQVGESIFKAMVPVKLADNLFGVRILALAMPEPNLKLAIDYLRCFPFLEKLHIEFSNGWSWEGPGLYDPLNPIECLDRSLKTIELQPYEGLNSHIEFAKFFIKRAKILELMKFGRCPWCATKWIEDQHRKLDVENKASKRAQFSFEQEGDFSTFWLDEALSEEVCF, encoded by the exons ATGGACGGTGCCGTACCCAGGAAACGCGAAGCTaaccacggcggcgacggcgaggccagCGCGCCGGACCTGATCAGCCGCCTCCCGGACTGCATCCTCGGCACCATCGTCTCCCTCCTACGCACTGAGGATGGCGCCCGCACCGCCGTCCTCTCCCGCCACTGGCGCCCTGTCTGGCGCTCCGCGCCGctcaacctcgacgacgacCTCAATATCTATTGCGACGACGACCTCCGCGTCCAGGTCGTCTCCCAGATCCTCGATGCTCACGGGGGCCCCACCCACCGGCTCGCCTTCAGATCTCTCCCCCTCGACTCCAACGCCTCCATCTACGACGCCTGGTTCCGACGGCCGCAGCACCGTGCGCTCCAGGAGCTTGTCCTCCATTTCCCCCTCGTCTCCAGCTACCACGAGCTGCCCGCCTCCGCCCTCCGCTTCGCCTCGTCGCTCCGCGTGCTCGACATCAGATGCTGTACCTtgccggccgccggctggggcCCGCCTGCCTTCCCCTGCCTTACCCACCTTTCTCTCCGCGAAGTCGGCGTCAGCGAAGACTTCCTCCAAGGGATGATTTCTGGTAGCCCGAGGATCGAGGTTATGGTGCTCGGCTCCAATTTCGGTCACCGCCGGCTGCGCCTCTGCCTGCCTAGGCTTAGGTCCCTGGCCGTGTCGGTCAGGTGGATTAGAAGGAGGGAGGAACGGATCGAGCTGGATGATCTCGTGGTTGAGGGTGCTCCATGTCTGGAACGATTGCTGCTCAGTCATGTGACCTATGGCCCATCGGTGAGAATCACAGGCGCAACCAAGCTCAACATGTTGGGCTACCTTGGAACTGGCTTTCCAACTATTCAGGTCGGCGAATCAATCTTTAAG GCCATGGTTCCTGTCAAGTTGGCGGATAATTTGTTCGGTGTGAGGATATTGGCACTAGCTATGCCTGAACCAAATTTGAAGCTTGCCATAGACTACTTAAGATGTTTTCCTTTCTTAGAGAAGCTTCACATCGAG TTTTCAAACGGATGGAGTTGGGAAGGTCCCGGGCTCTATGATCCGCTTAATCCCATTGAATGTCTTGACCGCAGTCTCAAGACCATTGAGCTGCAACCATACGAAGGACTTAATTCACATATCGAATTCGCCAAATTCTTCATCAAGAGGGCAAAGATCCTTGAGCTCATGAAGTTTGGTAGGTGCCCATGGTGTGCAACAAAATGGATCGAAGATCAGCACAGGAAGCTTGATGTAGAGAACAAAGCTTCTAAACGTGCTCAGTTTTCGTTTGAGCAAGAGGGTGACTTCTCGACATTCTGGTTGGATGAGGCCCTATCTGAAGAAGTCTGCTTCTAA